The following coding sequences are from one Candidatus Nitrohelix vancouverensis window:
- a CDS encoding Fic family protein, which produces MEPMLPSPISRELQDLGVELSEKAAHLAGMIHPTTQLSIGELVRSMNCYYSNLIEGHDTHPRDIDRALKGDFSAEPEKRDLQLEAKAHILLQEKIDTQNIEENKTVAFIQWLHREFCEHLPDDLLWVENPDTKEKIPVEPGKFRETDVAVGRHIPPSAENIPDFLKRFTDAYDPDRLGRMDRLVAAAASHHRLLWIHPFIDGNGRVARLYSHAYLKTIGIGSSLWSASRGLARNVENYKTRLDAADAPRQGDLDGRGSLSQKGLEEFCAFFLGVCIDQIDFMESLLKPDELIRRIEIYSEEEVRARRLPKGSFPLLRESLLAGEFERGKAAGLTGYKDRQARTVLKELLEKGLLTSRSVKGPVRLGFPIGIVERWFPSLYP; this is translated from the coding sequence ATGGAACCTATGTTGCCTTCTCCAATTTCCAGAGAATTGCAGGACCTCGGCGTTGAATTGTCGGAAAAAGCGGCCCATCTGGCGGGGATGATCCATCCCACCACCCAGCTTTCTATTGGCGAACTCGTTCGCTCCATGAACTGCTATTACAGCAATCTCATAGAAGGGCATGACACCCACCCAAGGGATATTGACCGCGCCCTGAAGGGTGATTTTTCTGCGGAACCTGAAAAAAGAGACCTGCAACTGGAAGCCAAGGCGCATATCCTTCTTCAAGAAAAAATCGATACTCAAAATATAGAAGAGAATAAAACCGTCGCTTTTATCCAATGGCTTCACAGGGAATTCTGCGAACATCTGCCGGATGATCTCCTCTGGGTCGAAAACCCGGATACAAAAGAAAAAATTCCTGTGGAGCCTGGGAAATTTCGAGAAACAGACGTTGCAGTGGGAAGGCATATCCCTCCAAGCGCTGAAAACATCCCTGATTTTCTAAAACGATTTACAGACGCTTACGACCCAGACAGATTAGGCCGTATGGACAGGCTCGTTGCGGCGGCGGCTTCACACCACCGCCTGCTCTGGATACATCCCTTCATTGATGGAAACGGAAGAGTGGCGCGCCTGTACTCTCACGCCTACCTGAAAACCATTGGAATCGGCAGTAGCCTTTGGTCGGCATCGCGCGGGCTGGCTCGCAATGTTGAAAACTACAAGACCCGTCTGGATGCGGCAGACGCACCGCGGCAAGGGGATCTGGATGGACGTGGCTCCCTTTCTCAAAAGGGGCTGGAGGAATTTTGCGCGTTCTTTTTAGGCGTGTGTATCGATCAAATCGACTTTATGGAATCCCTGCTCAAGCCGGATGAACTCATCCGTCGAATCGAAATTTACAGCGAAGAAGAAGTTCGCGCCAGGCGATTGCCGAAAGGCTCTTTCCCTTTATTGCGAGAATCGCTTTTAGCGGGTGAGTTTGAACGAGGCAAGGCCGCTGGTTTGACGGGCTATAAAGACCGACAAGCGCGCACCGTTCTAAAAGAACTTTTGGAAAAGGGTCTTCTCACTTCAAGAAGCGTAAAAGGCCCCGTGCG
- the uvrA gene encoding excinuclease ABC subunit UvrA encodes MAVDKLIIKGAREHNLKNITLELPRNQLVVITGLSGSGKSSLAFDTIYAEGQRRYVESLSAYARQFLELMEKPDVDSIEGLSPAISIEQKTSSRNPRSTVGTVTEVYDYMRLLFARIGRVYCYGCGRQIASQTAQQIVDQVTQIPTGTKIMILAPLVSNRKGEFKRELAEIQKKGFVRARIDGEVRSLDEDITLNKKFKHTLEIVIDRLVVKDTLGRRLADSIETALEHGERSAIICKLGADGSSEDLLFSEKFACNYCGISYPELEPRLFSFNNPNGACPQCEGLGTKMVIDPDLVVPDPSLSIRDGAFKPWEKKNSVYFHQMLETLSEHFKFKLGTPYEKLPEKIQQTLLYGSGDEEIQYYYEKNNRRHFYAGTFDGVIPELERRYRETDSASAREEIARYMRTLDCALCEGTRLTKAGISVKVGDKNIIDLTELAIDHLLDFFNQLKLTSQEHLIARRIVKEIKERLGFLNNVGLDYLSLNRTSSTLSGGESQRIRLATQIGSSLMGVLYVLDEPSIGLHQRDNDRLLKTLFRLRDLGNTVIVVEHDDATIRSADHVVDLGPGAGVHGGEIIFSGTPAKLLKNKKSLTGQFLSGKKQVPVPAQRRKGIGKSLKIIGAQQNNLKNVTAEFPLGCMICVTGVSGSGKSTLVIDILYKALAKHFWRSVDKPGKFDTIEGIQYIDKVIDIDQSPIGRTPRSNPATYTGIFTFIRDLFSETPESRVRGYKPGRFSFNVRGGRCETCQGDGVIKVEMHFLPDVFVTCEACQGKRFNRETLEVTYKGKNIADVLAMTVEEARVFFQNIPSLRSRLQTIADVGLDYIHLGQAATTLSGGEAQRVKLSKELSKRAAGQTLYILDEPTTGLHFADVENLLGVLVKLVEAGNTVIIIEHNMEVIKTADHIIDLGPEGGAKGGQIIGKGTPEALAKNAKSYTGQYLKEYL; translated from the coding sequence ATGGCTGTCGACAAACTCATCATCAAAGGCGCGCGCGAACACAATCTTAAAAACATCACGCTGGAACTGCCGCGCAATCAACTGGTGGTCATCACCGGTCTGAGCGGCTCCGGCAAATCGTCGCTCGCCTTCGACACCATCTACGCGGAAGGGCAACGCCGTTACGTCGAATCCCTGTCCGCCTACGCCCGGCAATTTCTCGAGCTGATGGAAAAACCCGACGTGGACAGCATCGAAGGCTTGTCGCCTGCGATTTCTATCGAACAAAAAACTTCCAGTCGCAACCCGCGCTCCACCGTTGGCACCGTCACCGAAGTTTACGATTACATGCGCCTGCTGTTCGCGCGTATCGGTCGCGTTTACTGCTATGGATGCGGGCGGCAGATCGCCTCGCAGACCGCGCAACAGATCGTCGATCAGGTCACGCAAATTCCGACAGGCACAAAGATAATGATCCTTGCGCCGCTCGTCAGCAACCGCAAGGGCGAGTTCAAACGCGAGCTGGCGGAAATTCAAAAAAAGGGATTCGTGCGCGCGCGCATCGACGGCGAAGTGCGATCTCTCGACGAAGACATCACGCTGAACAAAAAATTCAAGCACACGCTGGAAATCGTCATCGACCGTCTGGTGGTGAAAGACACGCTGGGGCGGCGTCTCGCCGACTCCATCGAAACGGCGCTGGAGCATGGCGAGCGCTCGGCCATCATCTGCAAACTGGGAGCCGATGGAAGTAGCGAGGATTTGTTGTTCAGCGAAAAATTCGCCTGTAATTACTGCGGCATCAGCTATCCCGAACTCGAACCGCGCCTGTTCTCGTTCAACAATCCCAACGGCGCCTGCCCGCAATGCGAAGGGCTGGGAACCAAGATGGTCATCGATCCCGACCTCGTCGTGCCCGATCCCAGCCTGTCGATACGCGACGGAGCCTTCAAGCCCTGGGAGAAAAAAAATTCGGTGTATTTCCATCAGATGCTGGAAACCCTGTCGGAGCATTTCAAATTCAAACTGGGAACGCCTTACGAAAAATTGCCGGAGAAAATCCAGCAGACGCTGTTGTACGGATCGGGCGACGAAGAGATTCAGTATTATTATGAAAAAAACAACCGTCGGCATTTTTACGCGGGAACGTTTGACGGCGTCATTCCCGAACTGGAGCGACGCTACCGCGAGACCGACTCTGCATCGGCGCGCGAGGAAATTGCGCGCTACATGCGCACGCTGGACTGCGCGCTCTGCGAAGGAACGCGCCTGACCAAAGCGGGCATTTCGGTGAAGGTAGGCGACAAGAACATCATCGACCTGACGGAGTTGGCCATCGACCATCTGCTCGATTTTTTCAATCAACTGAAACTGACATCGCAAGAACATCTCATCGCCCGCCGGATCGTGAAAGAGATCAAGGAGCGCCTCGGCTTTCTGAACAACGTCGGGCTGGACTACCTGTCCCTCAACCGAACCTCATCCACATTGTCCGGCGGCGAAAGCCAGCGCATTCGCCTGGCAACGCAGATCGGCTCTTCGCTGATGGGCGTCCTCTACGTGCTCGACGAACCCAGCATCGGCCTGCACCAGCGCGACAACGACCGCCTCCTGAAAACCCTGTTCCGCCTGCGCGATCTCGGCAACACGGTGATCGTCGTCGAACACGACGACGCCACCATCCGCTCCGCCGATCATGTGGTCGATCTCGGACCGGGCGCAGGCGTTCACGGCGGCGAGATCATCTTCTCCGGCACGCCTGCGAAATTACTCAAGAACAAGAAATCGCTCACCGGGCAATTCCTTTCGGGAAAAAAACAGGTGCCCGTTCCCGCCCAGCGACGCAAGGGCATCGGCAAATCGCTGAAGATCATCGGCGCGCAACAAAACAATCTGAAAAACGTGACCGCTGAATTTCCGCTCGGTTGCATGATCTGCGTCACCGGCGTGTCCGGCTCGGGAAAGAGCACGCTGGTCATCGACATCCTCTACAAGGCGCTGGCAAAACATTTCTGGCGCTCCGTGGACAAGCCGGGAAAATTCGACACAATTGAAGGCATTCAATACATCGACAAGGTGATCGACATCGACCAGTCTCCCATCGGCAGAACGCCGCGTTCCAATCCCGCCACCTACACCGGAATCTTCACCTTCATCCGCGACCTGTTCAGCGAAACGCCGGAGTCACGAGTGCGCGGCTACAAACCGGGTCGCTTCAGCTTCAACGTGCGCGGCGGGCGATGCGAAACCTGTCAGGGCGACGGCGTCATCAAAGTGGAAATGCATTTCCTGCCCGACGTCTTCGTGACCTGCGAAGCCTGCCAGGGCAAGCGCTTCAATCGCGAAACGCTGGAAGTGACTTACAAGGGAAAAAACATCGCCGACGTGCTGGCCATGACGGTCGAAGAGGCGCGCGTTTTCTTTCAGAACATTCCTTCATTACGATCGCGATTGCAAACCATCGCCGATGTCGGGCTCGACTACATCCATCTCGGTCAGGCCGCCACCACCCTGTCCGGCGGCGAAGCGCAACGCGTCAAGTTGTCCAAAGAGTTGAGCAAGCGCGCGGCAGGACAAACGCTCTACATTCTCGACGAACCCACCACCGGCCTGCATTTCGCAGACGTCGAAAACCTGCTCGGCGTTCTCGTCAAACTCGTCGAGGCGGGCAACACCGTCATCATCATCGAACACAATATGGAAGTCATCAAGACCGCAGATCACATCATCGACCTTGGCCCGGAGGGCGGCGCCAAAGGCGGGCAGATCATCGGCAAAGGAACGCCCGAAGCGCTGGCCAAAAACGCCAAGTCCTACACCGGGCAGTATCTCAAGGAATATTTGTAG
- a CDS encoding menaquinone biosynthesis decarboxylase — MPYYSLREFITRLEQEGELIRIKETVSPILEISEITDRVSKLPGGGKALLFESVEGSEMPVLINAFGSQRRMNLALGVDDIEAVPREIEKYIKIAPPTTLLEKAKMIPMLLQASQFPPRTVRQAPCQEVVLKGDEVDLGKIPILQCWPDDAGRFITFPIVVNRSYDGAVRNVGLYRMQIYDKNTTAMHWHIHKDGAHFFHEFKKHGKIMETAVAIGADPTVCYAASAPLPYGIDEFLLSGFLRKSPTPLVKCKTVDLEVPATAEIVLEGYIDPRESRIEGPFGDHTGYYSHDGPYPVFHVTAITHRKNPIYLTTIVGKPPQEDLYLGRATERIFLPLMRTQLPEIVDMDMPAEGVFHNLVIISIDKRFPMQGRRLMNALWGMGQMSFVKIIFVVDETLDVHDYKAVAFALLNKLNLKRDLYFSEGILDVLNHASDQALYGSKLGIDLTTKTEDEPGYADPREATKANAEDFEAERVLKKFPQIRACQILQIDARLSVLFAATRKTAAHQSRELIEQFLNDASTEDVSILIVIEEHEDPSDLSTALWKTLNNIDPRRDIYQINGRLGIDASRKYEEEGYQQGWPEEIIMTDAIKQRVSERFQSLFS, encoded by the coding sequence ATGCCATATTATTCGCTCAGAGAATTCATCACACGACTGGAACAGGAAGGGGAACTGATTCGCATCAAAGAAACCGTCTCCCCTATCCTTGAAATATCGGAAATCACAGATCGCGTATCCAAACTCCCCGGCGGCGGCAAAGCCTTGCTGTTCGAGTCCGTCGAGGGTAGCGAGATGCCGGTACTAATCAACGCCTTTGGCTCGCAGCGACGAATGAACCTCGCGCTCGGCGTGGACGACATCGAAGCCGTTCCCAGAGAAATTGAAAAGTACATCAAAATTGCGCCGCCGACAACCTTGCTTGAAAAAGCCAAAATGATCCCCATGCTCCTGCAGGCCTCGCAGTTTCCACCCAGGACCGTGCGTCAGGCGCCCTGTCAGGAAGTCGTGCTCAAAGGCGACGAGGTGGACCTGGGGAAAATTCCCATCCTGCAATGCTGGCCCGACGACGCCGGCCGATTCATCACCTTCCCCATCGTCGTCAACCGCAGTTACGACGGGGCGGTGCGCAATGTTGGCTTGTATCGCATGCAGATTTACGACAAGAACACCACCGCCATGCACTGGCATATCCACAAGGACGGCGCGCATTTTTTTCACGAATTCAAAAAACACGGCAAGATCATGGAAACGGCGGTCGCCATCGGCGCCGACCCGACGGTATGCTACGCCGCGTCCGCCCCCCTGCCCTACGGCATTGACGAATTTCTGCTGTCCGGATTTTTAAGAAAATCGCCGACGCCGCTGGTGAAATGCAAGACCGTGGACCTCGAAGTTCCAGCCACTGCTGAAATCGTTCTGGAAGGATATATCGACCCGCGCGAAAGCAGAATCGAAGGGCCATTCGGCGATCACACCGGCTACTATTCTCACGACGGCCCATATCCCGTGTTTCATGTCACGGCGATCACGCATCGCAAGAATCCGATTTACCTGACCACCATCGTCGGCAAGCCGCCGCAGGAGGATCTCTATCTGGGCCGCGCCACCGAGCGCATCTTTCTGCCTCTCATGCGCACCCAGTTGCCGGAGATCGTCGACATGGACATGCCCGCCGAAGGCGTGTTTCACAATCTCGTCATCATCTCCATCGACAAGCGCTTCCCCATGCAGGGGCGTCGCCTGATGAACGCGCTGTGGGGCATGGGGCAGATGAGCTTCGTCAAAATCATCTTCGTCGTCGACGAAACGCTGGACGTGCACGACTACAAAGCGGTTGCCTTCGCGTTGTTGAACAAACTGAATTTAAAACGAGACCTGTATTTTTCCGAAGGCATTCTCGACGTGTTGAATCACGCCTCGGATCAAGCCCTGTACGGTTCCAAACTCGGCATCGATCTGACGACAAAAACGGAAGACGAGCCGGGCTACGCCGACCCGCGAGAGGCGACGAAGGCCAACGCCGAAGATTTTGAAGCGGAGCGCGTCCTGAAAAAATTCCCGCAGATCCGGGCTTGCCAGATTCTGCAAATCGACGCCCGGCTTTCCGTTCTCTTCGCGGCGACTCGAAAAACAGCGGCGCATCAGTCGAGAGAGTTGATCGAACAATTCCTCAACGACGCCTCCACCGAAGACGTTTCGATTCTCATTGTGATTGAAGAACATGAAGACCCTTCCGATCTCTCGACCGCGCTCTGGAAAACGCTGAACAATATCGACCCGCGCCGCGACATCTATCAGATCAACGGGAGGCTGGGCATTGACGCGTCGCGCAAGTATGAAGAAGAAGGTTACCAGCAAGGCTGGCCCGAAGAAATCATCATGACGGACGCAATCAAACAACGCGTCAGCGAACGCTTCCAATCTTTATTCTCCTAA
- a CDS encoding ABC transporter permease yields MAAYFFKRVLYGIPVLFVVATLTFFIMRWAPGGPFDTEKKLPPEIVANIEAKYHLDQPAVVQYLLYIKGLASGDLGPSYKYIGRDVSDIISDTFPVSVVLGLSALMVVVFVGIPAGMASAYWQGSPVDRGVVFAATLGISVPSFVLGTVLIWGLSHQLHWFPPALWEGPKHIILPAIALGAPFAGYIARLTRSAILETLSADYVRTARAKGLSEPVILFKHVLKNSMSPVVSVLGPLTAGLVTGSFVVEFIFSIPGMGRFFITAVTNRDYPLIMGVTLVYSVLIVLANIVVDMIYAWLDPRVSV; encoded by the coding sequence ATGGCGGCTTATTTTTTCAAACGGGTGTTGTATGGAATCCCCGTATTGTTTGTGGTGGCAACGCTCACCTTTTTCATCATGCGCTGGGCGCCGGGGGGGCCGTTCGACACCGAGAAGAAATTGCCGCCTGAGATCGTCGCCAATATCGAGGCGAAATACCATCTCGATCAACCTGCGGTTGTGCAATACCTGCTCTATATCAAGGGACTGGCCTCCGGCGATCTGGGCCCGTCCTATAAATATATCGGGCGTGATGTGTCTGATATTATTTCCGACACCTTTCCCGTATCCGTCGTCCTGGGTCTGTCGGCTTTGATGGTTGTGGTTTTTGTCGGGATTCCCGCCGGAATGGCCTCGGCCTACTGGCAAGGCTCGCCGGTGGATCGCGGGGTTGTGTTTGCGGCGACGTTGGGAATCTCCGTTCCCAGTTTTGTTCTGGGAACCGTGTTGATCTGGGGCCTGTCGCATCAATTGCACTGGTTTCCGCCCGCCTTGTGGGAAGGTCCGAAGCATATCATCCTGCCTGCCATCGCCCTCGGCGCGCCTTTTGCCGGATACATTGCGCGTTTGACGCGATCGGCAATCCTTGAAACCCTGTCAGCGGATTATGTTCGCACCGCGCGAGCCAAGGGCTTGAGCGAGCCGGTCATTCTGTTCAAGCACGTGCTGAAAAATTCCATGTCGCCGGTGGTGTCCGTTCTGGGACCGCTCACGGCGGGCTTGGTGACGGGATCCTTCGTTGTGGAATTCATTTTTTCGATTCCCGGCATGGGCCGCTTCTTCATCACGGCGGTGACGAACCGCGATTACCCGCTCATCATGGGCGTGACTTTGGTCTATTCGGTTTTGATCGTTCTCGCCAATATCGTTGTGGACATGATCTATGCCTGGCTGGACCCGCGCGTCTCTGTGTGA
- a CDS encoding ABC transporter permease, translating to MLPLSARLSGGFILLVTLTALCAPWIAPYSYETQDTLNILAAPGWEHWMGSDRLGRDVFSRIIYGARVSLFVGVCTTLMALLIGSVYGAVSGYLGGRTDQLMMRVVDVVFSLPDLLMIILITVLVGRGMTGIFIALTLVSWVTVARLVRGEVLRLKEFPFVEAARALGASHLRILLREIFPNLVGVLMVTLSFRIPTAILAESTLSFIGLGIAPPYSSWGTLANDGWKAIKFYPHLILFPSLAIFLTILAFNFFGEGLRDWLDPRNRARA from the coding sequence ATGTTACCACTGTCCGCCCGGCTTAGCGGGGGATTCATACTTCTTGTCACCTTGACCGCGCTTTGCGCGCCCTGGATTGCTCCCTATTCCTACGAAACGCAGGACACCCTGAACATTCTGGCGGCTCCCGGATGGGAGCATTGGATGGGTTCGGACCGTTTGGGGCGGGATGTGTTTTCGCGCATCATTTACGGCGCCCGCGTTTCCCTGTTCGTCGGCGTTTGCACGACGCTCATGGCTTTGTTGATCGGCTCGGTCTATGGCGCTGTTTCTGGTTACCTGGGCGGCAGGACGGATCAGTTGATGATGCGTGTGGTCGACGTGGTATTTTCCCTGCCCGATTTATTGATGATCATTTTGATCACGGTATTGGTGGGGCGGGGGATGACAGGCATTTTCATCGCGCTGACCCTGGTCAGTTGGGTGACCGTCGCCAGGCTGGTTCGCGGCGAGGTTCTGCGTCTCAAGGAATTTCCTTTTGTTGAAGCGGCGCGTGCTTTGGGCGCCAGTCATTTGCGAATCCTTCTGCGCGAAATATTCCCGAATCTGGTGGGCGTGTTGATGGTGACTTTGAGTTTCAGAATTCCTACTGCGATTTTGGCGGAGTCGACGCTCAGCTTCATTGGGCTGGGAATCGCGCCGCCTTACAGCAGTTGGGGAACGCTGGCGAACGATGGTTGGAAGGCGATCAAGTTTTATCCGCATTTGATCTTGTTTCCCTCGCTGGCGATATTTTTAACGATCCTTGCGTTTAATTTTTTTGGAGAAGGTTTGAGAGATTGGCTGGACCCTCGGAATCGAGCGCGCGCCTGA
- a CDS encoding DUF1566 domain-containing protein, producing the protein MWKKTDAWNDMHKFYLWKDHKEYVDKINKEKFAGYSDWSIPSKAEASVLFDKDKKKKCMDKNGTHYYIDPIFEAGGVSNTWITECSDDNIIRYDLKCGVDTPYPGNDVFGSMRLVRKAPVAKEEPKAETKAEPKAAEKEPAKEAAKAPAEESAKEE; encoded by the coding sequence ATGTGGAAAAAAACCGACGCATGGAACGACATGCACAAGTTCTATTTATGGAAGGATCATAAAGAGTATGTCGATAAAATAAATAAAGAGAAATTTGCCGGTTATAGCGACTGGTCGATCCCGTCCAAGGCGGAAGCGAGTGTGCTCTTCGACAAGGATAAGAAAAAGAAGTGTATGGACAAGAATGGGACGCATTATTATATCGATCCGATTTTTGAGGCGGGCGGCGTGTCCAATACCTGGATCACCGAGTGCTCGGACGACAATATCATTCGTTATGATTTGAAATGCGGCGTCGATACGCCTTATCCCGGAAATGATGTTTTTGGTTCGATGCGTCTGGTGCGCAAGGCCCCGGTTGCCAAGGAAGAGCCGAAGGCTGAAACGAAGGCGGAACCTAAGGCGGCTGAGAAAGAACCCGCGAAGGAAGCGGCGAAAGCGCCTGCCGAGGAGTCCGCAAAAGAAGAATAG